The Juglans microcarpa x Juglans regia isolate MS1-56 chromosome 8S, Jm3101_v1.0, whole genome shotgun sequence genome has a window encoding:
- the LOC121244123 gene encoding probable carbohydrate esterase At4g34215, translating into MFLFVIFFVLVTHVGSIMPGELKPDNIFLLAGQSNMAGRGGVYNDTVTNLLKWDGLVPPQCTPTPKILTLSLNKTWEIAREPLHKEIDNLKTCGVGPRMPFSNQILAERPDFGVIGLVPCAIGGTKIEQWQKGTIMYNLLIDRARAASQSGGRICALLWYQGESDCGEQDAMLYKGRLEKFFNDVRQDLNSPDLPIILVVISSGEGEFLTSIRDAQLNINLNNVDSIDSVGSTFIADHLHLDTSSAVHIGQKLADSFLYGI; encoded by the exons ATGTTTCTCTTCGTTATCTTCTTCGTGCTTGTTACTCATGTTGGTTCTATTATGCCTGGGGAGCTCAAACCCGACAACATATTCCTCTTAGCAGGACAAAGCAACATGGCTGGTCGAGGAGGTGTCTATAATGACACTGTAACCAACTTGCTCAAGTGGGATGGACTGGTTCCTCCACAATGCACTCCCACTCCCAAAATCCTCACACTCTCTTTAAACAAGACTTGGGAGATAGCTCGTGAACCTCTCCATAAGGAAATTGATAATCTGAAGACCTGCGGGGTGGGACCAAGAATGCCCTTTTCCAACCAAATATTGGCAGAACGACCAGACTTTGGCGTGATTGGTCTGGTCCCTTGCGCAATAGGAGGAACAAAGATAGAACAGTGGCAAAAGGGTACAATAATGTATAATCTGTTGATTGATAGGGCAAGAGCTGCAAGCCAAAGTGGTGGACGTATTTGTGCACTGCTTTGGTATCAAGGAGAGAGTGATTGTGGAGAGCAAGACGCCATGCTCTATAAGGGAAGGCTGGAGAAGTTTTTCAATGATGTTCGACAAGATCTCAACTCTCCTGACCTCCCTATTATCttg GTTGTAATTTCTAGTGGAGAAGGAGAGTTCCTAACATCTATAAGAGATGCTCAGCTGAATATAAACCTGAATAATGTCGATAGCATTGATTCCGTGGGCTCAACCTTTATAGCAGATCACCTGCATTTGGATACAAGTTCTGCTGTTCACATTGGTCAAAAGCTAGCTGATAGTTTTCTATACGGCATTTAG
- the LOC121244122 gene encoding uncharacterized protein LOC121244122 produces the protein MALIAAATFQSGLNPPGGVWQDNKNDHGVNQEAGTAILGSYSHNCKVFFFFNTLAFSLSIYVIGYLVYRFPFYVEIWIGLASFSTTYGISTASLHLRGAACLNELLVTVAFLLPLVTLFARYPLKRAWRKLSTHQSTDQ, from the coding sequence ATGGCACTGATTGCTGCAGCTACCTTCCAATCTGGACTCAACCCTCCCGGTGGGGTTTGGCAAGACAACAAGAACGACCATGGGGTAAATCAGGAAGCTGGCACCGCAATTTTGGGTTCTTACTCCCATAATTgcaaagttttctttttctttaatacgCTAGCATTTTCTTTGTCCATCTACGTCATTGGGTATCTTGTATACCGATTCCCCTTTTATGTAGAGATATGGATTGGCTTAGCCTCATTTTCCACTACATACGGTATTTCAACTGCCTCCTTACACCTTCGCGGTGCTGCTTGTCTAAACGAACTACTCGTCACCGTTGCATTTTTGCTTCCACTTGTAACGTTGTTTGCGAGGTACCCTTTAAAGAGGGCGTGGCGTAAATTATCAACTCATCAATCAACTGATCAATAG
- the LOC121243852 gene encoding uncharacterized protein LOC121243852, giving the protein MSTQPNQPAVSSLEMDAQPIERLIQPDQKSADIDLDSYFKYKPERDSANDVRNALLVVLALIAAATFQAGLNPPGGVWQDTKNDHGCCLSKRNTRRRCIFSSTCNVVYDVLFKEGVA; this is encoded by the exons ATGTCTACCCAACCCAACCAACCAGCTGTTTCCTCGCTTGAAATGGATGCCCAGCCCATCGAGCGGCTTATCCAGCCTGATCAAAAGTCCGCAGATATTGATTTGGATTCATACTTCAAATATAAGCCAGAACGAGATTCTGCCAATGATGTACGAAATGCACTTTTAGTGGTGTTGGCACTGATTGCTGCCGCTACCTTCCAAGCTGGACTCAACCCTCCCGGTGGGGTTTGGCAAGACACCAAGAACGACCATGGG TGCTGCTTGTCTAAACGAAACACTCGTCGCCGTTGCATTTTTTCTTCCACTTGTAACGTTGTCTACGATGTACTATTTAAAGAGGGCGTGGCGTAG